In the genome of uncultured Sphaerochaeta sp., the window CTCCGCAAAACCGACAAGATCTACACCCAGATAAAGATCGATGAGATCGTGAACCTCGGGGCTGTGAAGATTCGTATCCGCAGCTTGCTCGCTGCCATCTCGGAGGAATCGAAATGAGTGTACCGTTTACCAAGGCGATGAAGAAGGACTACACGATTCTCATCCCCAACATGAGCCCGGTACACTTCAACCTTGCCAAGGAAGTGTTTGCAAACCATGGATACAAGGTGGTGTTGCTGGAAAACCAGGGCCCGAACGTCATCCGTGAGGGACTGCGGTATGTACACAACGACATCTGTTATCCCGCTCAGCTGGTGATAGGCCAGCTCATCGATGCCATCAAGCATGGGGGGTATGACGCCAACAGGGTTGCGCTGGTAATCACCCAGACCGGTGGCGGATGCAGGGCGAGCAACTACCTGTTCCTGTTGCGCAAAGCCTTGGAGAAGTGCCAGATGCCGCAAATCCCGGTCATCAGCCTCAACCTGAAGGGAATGGAGAAGAATCCTGGGTTCAAACTCTCTTTCTTCATGCTGCTCCAAGCCTACTCGGCCTTCGTCTACGGGGACCTGTTGATGACCTTGTCCAACCAGGTTCGCCCCTACGAGGTGAACAAGGGGGAAGCGGATGCGCTGGTGGCCAAATGGACCGCATATCTGGGTGAGCGGTTCGCCCACAACCGCGGATACATCGGCTGGGCCATGAAACGGAATCTTGAGAGAATCTGCAGCGAGTTCGCCGCCATCCAGACACGCAAGGAAGAGCGGATCAAGGTCGGCATCGTCGGAGAAATCTACATGAAGTACTCCCCGCTGGGAAACAATCACCTGCAGGAGTACCTTGAGCAACAGGGGTGCGAGGTCATGGTTCCCTCCATGATGGGCTTTCTCTACTATGGGGCGGACAACGCCATCACCGACCGAAGCTACTACGGGGGACGCTTGGTCAGTGCCACCGTCACCCAGCTCATCCTGCGCCAGCTCTTCAAGGTGGAGAAGATGATGCGCACAGCTATGAGTGCAAGCGGGAAATTCACCGTCCCCATTCCCTACACTGAGATGAAGAAGCTGGATGAGGGGTTGCTCGATTATGGGGTGAAGATGGGAGAGGGATGGCTGCTCACCGCCGAGATGCTCGATCTTGTCCATGCCGGATACCACAATATCGTCTGCACCCAGCCCTTCGGCTGTCTGCCCAACCATATTGTTGCAAAAGGCATGATCAGGGCGGTCACCGAGCGGGTACCGGATGCAAACATCGTGCCCATCGACTATGACCCGTCGGCAACCCATGTGAATCAGGAAAACCGCATCAAACTGATGCTTTCCCTTGCCAAAGAGAAGCTCGAACAGGGAAAAACCCCCTGATTCAATATATCCTACTATTCTACTACTTAAACTTTGAGTATAGTATGGGGTATGGATATACTGTCATTGCACCAAAGTGAAGATCTCAGCGTGGTGGTCCATGAGGACCTGAAGAAGCTTGTACGCAGCAAGGGCGGCAGGATTGCGCTTGCACTTCCCGGTGGAAGAAGCGCTTCCCTTCTCATCCATGCCATCCTCATGCTCGAACCTGCAGAGCTGAATCGGATTGACCTGTATCTGGTCGATGAGCGGCTGGAAGGCGAGCTGAATCTGGACACCCTGCTGGCTGCCGGACTTGGCAGTGCCATCGAACAAGGAGTCTTCCTCAGTTCCCAGCTGCATATCCCTGCAGTGGGATGCACGCTCAGCCACATCAAGTTCGACCGTGTGTATCTCGGTATTGGAGAGGATGGCCACTTTGCCTCCCTTTTTCCCGGCTCCTGGCCTGAACAGACCGAAGAGCAGGTGATCTTGGTGGAGGAGAGTCCCAAACCACCCAAGCGGAGGGCTACCCTCTCCTACACCGGGTTTCTTCAGCTGGCACACCACTGCCCGGTATACCTGTTGTTTCTGGGAAAAGCAAAACAGGAAGCCCTAGCCAGACTGACCGGCGGCACCGAAGGGGCAACCACCCTTCCCTGTGCCTTCTTTCGTGACCAGCATTTCGATGCTACCATAGTAACAGACATCAAGGAGGGTTCGGCATGAAACGCATCATCATCCAGTTTGGCGGCACAGGGGATCTTGCCCTGA includes:
- a CDS encoding 2-hydroxyacyl-CoA dehydratase — protein: MSVPFTKAMKKDYTILIPNMSPVHFNLAKEVFANHGYKVVLLENQGPNVIREGLRYVHNDICYPAQLVIGQLIDAIKHGGYDANRVALVITQTGGGCRASNYLFLLRKALEKCQMPQIPVISLNLKGMEKNPGFKLSFFMLLQAYSAFVYGDLLMTLSNQVRPYEVNKGEADALVAKWTAYLGERFAHNRGYIGWAMKRNLERICSEFAAIQTRKEERIKVGIVGEIYMKYSPLGNNHLQEYLEQQGCEVMVPSMMGFLYYGADNAITDRSYYGGRLVSATVTQLILRQLFKVEKMMRTAMSASGKFTVPIPYTEMKKLDEGLLDYGVKMGEGWLLTAEMLDLVHAGYHNIVCTQPFGCLPNHIVAKGMIRAVTERVPDANIVPIDYDPSATHVNQENRIKLMLSLAKEKLEQGKTP
- a CDS encoding 6-phosphogluconolactonase, producing MDILSLHQSEDLSVVVHEDLKKLVRSKGGRIALALPGGRSASLLIHAILMLEPAELNRIDLYLVDERLEGELNLDTLLAAGLGSAIEQGVFLSSQLHIPAVGCTLSHIKFDRVYLGIGEDGHFASLFPGSWPEQTEEQVILVEESPKPPKRRATLSYTGFLQLAHHCPVYLLFLGKAKQEALARLTGGTEGATTLPCAFFRDQHFDATIVTDIKEGSA